Proteins encoded together in one Candidatus Zymogenaceae bacterium window:
- a CDS encoding PAS domain S-box protein, producing MVRFTTRKKISASQKELLAIFDSISDPICMVDDDMTIRRINTTMAAMLGVDIKDAPGKICYRDILHNQTMCEGCPLLVGPDEKTAECGILDKTPESLKKSYEITHYRYPNGARRHHIIHFKDVTERVRIENKLENLNELYHKKMGEKDSQLRQSHDRFEEILSHSPMGMVILAEDGTIVSTNPRFLSIFGLSFEDVEDKSVFDVIGRKNRRQFKSFFNEVRDIGSHSITVSIDTQAGRAADLIVAGFVLSGEEKSDIILMIQDISKRLQAERALKESEATSRALLDTIVDMAFLMETDGTVIDINEKVVEKIGCMIDDIVGSKIYDLMPHHIASFRKAQVEHAIESKRTIVFEDENKGIHYRHSISPIINEHGEVERLAVFAQDITHQKLMLRELIAREALTASGRLSASMARELKKSMLGMQNCLTLLENHITEEGSASSNLRRLKTDLDNARDLLDQISLYYSFEVDDKVITDINELIENLLPVVRAGLNENNIVIETQLSSRVSKVPIYPGKFRQALLHLINNANDAMNGGGTLEISTKKRGKSVLVIIRDTGVGMEREMLDAVKHAHFMGKHGAIALGLFICKDIMIEHGGSLDISSKPEDGTKVTLSFPI from the coding sequence ATGGTTCGATTCACCACACGGAAAAAGATATCGGCGTCACAAAAAGAGTTGCTGGCGATATTCGACAGCATCTCGGATCCGATATGTATGGTGGATGACGATATGACCATCAGGCGTATCAACACCACTATGGCCGCCATGCTTGGTGTGGATATCAAAGACGCCCCCGGAAAAATCTGCTATCGGGATATATTGCATAATCAGACAATGTGCGAAGGATGTCCTCTATTGGTCGGCCCGGACGAGAAGACGGCGGAATGCGGCATTCTTGATAAAACCCCCGAGTCTTTAAAGAAGTCATATGAGATAACCCATTACCGGTACCCGAATGGGGCACGGCGACATCACATCATCCATTTCAAGGATGTAACGGAGCGAGTGCGGATTGAGAATAAGCTCGAAAATCTTAACGAGCTGTATCACAAAAAGATGGGTGAAAAGGATTCCCAGCTCAGGCAATCCCATGATCGTTTCGAAGAGATATTGAGCCATTCGCCGATGGGCATGGTGATTCTCGCCGAGGACGGGACGATTGTTTCGACGAATCCGAGATTTTTATCGATTTTTGGACTGTCGTTTGAAGATGTTGAAGACAAAAGCGTATTCGACGTTATTGGGAGAAAAAATCGCCGTCAGTTCAAGTCCTTTTTCAATGAAGTCAGGGATATCGGATCGCACTCCATCACCGTTTCCATCGATACACAGGCGGGGAGGGCCGCCGATCTGATCGTTGCCGGGTTCGTATTGAGTGGAGAGGAGAAATCGGACATCATTCTGATGATCCAGGATATCAGCAAGCGTCTCCAGGCGGAGCGGGCGCTGAAGGAGAGCGAGGCGACCAGCCGAGCTTTGCTCGACACGATTGTGGATATGGCGTTTTTGATGGAAACCGATGGAACGGTCATCGATATCAACGAGAAGGTCGTCGAAAAAATCGGTTGTATGATCGATGATATCGTTGGTTCGAAAATTTATGATTTGATGCCACACCACATCGCATCATTTCGCAAGGCTCAGGTCGAGCATGCTATAGAATCCAAGAGAACGATTGTCTTCGAGGATGAGAACAAGGGAATACATTACCGGCATTCAATTTCTCCGATCATCAACGAACACGGCGAGGTCGAACGTCTTGCGGTTTTCGCCCAGGATATCACTCACCAAAAGCTCATGCTGAGGGAGTTGATCGCACGGGAGGCGCTGACCGCATCCGGACGTTTGTCCGCAAGTATGGCCAGGGAACTGAAAAAATCTATGCTCGGCATGCAGAATTGCCTGACCTTATTGGAAAACCATATAACCGAGGAGGGTTCCGCTTCCTCAAATCTTCGCCGCCTAAAAACGGATCTCGACAACGCCCGTGATTTACTGGACCAAATCAGCCTCTACTATTCATTCGAGGTGGATGACAAGGTAATTACCGATATCAACGAGCTGATCGAAAATCTGTTGCCGGTGGTGCGGGCGGGGCTCAACGAAAACAACATCGTCATTGAGACGCAGTTGAGCTCTCGGGTTTCAAAGGTGCCGATATATCCGGGGAAATTTCGCCAGGCGCTGTTGCATCTGATAAATAACGCCAATGACGCAATGAACGGCGGCGGCACCCTGGAGATATCCACGAAGAAGAGGGGTAAGAGCGTTCTCGTTATCATCAGGGATACCGGCGTCGGCATGGAACGGGAGATGCTCGATGCAGTGAAACACGCGCATTTCATGGGAAAACACGGCGCCATCGCCTTGGGGCTTTTCATATGTAAGGACATCATGATAGAGCACGGCGGGTCTCTTGATATCTCCAGCAAACCGGAAGACGGTACGAAGGTGACGCTTTCTTTTCCGATCTAA